From a single Bacillus pumilus genomic region:
- a CDS encoding ABC transporter ATP-binding protein — protein sequence MSAISTEDLSLGYGETMIIDELNVSIPKGEITVFIGSNGCGKSTLLRSLARLMKPMGGSVLLEGHSIAKLPTKEVAKQLAILPQGPEAPEGLTVHQLVKQGRYPYQNWLKQWSKQDEEAVNRALKSTKMEDLADRTVDSLSGGQRQRAWIAMTLAQETDIILLDEPTTYLDMTHQIEILDLLFDLNEKEQRTIVMVLHDLNLACRYAHHLVAIKDKSIYAEGRPETVINCDLVKNVFDMNCQVTTDPLFGTPLCIPHGRGRCIVQQAQAETFLAAR from the coding sequence ATGAGTGCCATTTCTACTGAAGATTTAAGCTTAGGCTACGGAGAAACAATGATCATAGATGAACTAAATGTATCAATCCCTAAGGGTGAAATCACAGTATTTATTGGCAGCAATGGATGCGGTAAATCCACGCTACTTCGCTCTTTGGCCCGTCTCATGAAGCCAATGGGTGGTTCTGTCCTGCTTGAAGGTCATTCCATTGCCAAATTACCAACAAAGGAAGTAGCGAAACAGCTCGCCATTCTTCCCCAAGGACCGGAAGCGCCAGAAGGATTGACGGTGCATCAATTAGTGAAGCAAGGCAGATATCCTTATCAAAATTGGCTGAAGCAGTGGTCGAAGCAAGACGAAGAAGCCGTGAATCGCGCACTGAAGTCAACAAAGATGGAAGACCTCGCTGATCGTACGGTCGATTCATTATCAGGTGGACAAAGACAGCGCGCATGGATTGCGATGACGTTAGCGCAGGAGACGGATATCATCCTGTTAGATGAACCGACTACGTATTTAGACATGACACATCAAATTGAAATTCTTGACCTTTTGTTTGACTTAAATGAAAAAGAGCAGCGCACGATTGTTATGGTTCTTCATGATTTAAATCTTGCATGTAGATATGCCCATCATCTTGTGGCCATTAAAGACAAGTCGATTTATGCAGAAGGAAGACCAGAAACGGTCATTAATTGTGATCTTGTGAAAAATGTCTTTGATATGAACTGCCAAGTGACAACAGATCCTTTATTCGGAACACCACTATGTATTCCGCATGGTAGAGGACGCTGTATTGTGCAGCAAGCGCAAGCGGAGACATTTCTTGCTGCAAGATAA
- the spxO gene encoding anti-adapter protein SpxO codes for MREIDDMMRRLRTKGIQVEKVKMPKETTIEKKWMYQAGKKIKATYRDFNGYSFI; via the coding sequence ATGAGAGAAATCGATGATATGATGAGACGCTTGCGAACAAAAGGGATTCAAGTAGAAAAAGTTAAAATGCCAAAAGAGACAACCATTGAAAAGAAATGGATGTATCAAGCTGGCAAGAAAATCAAAGCCACATACCGTGATTTCAATGGGTATTCATTCATCTAA
- a CDS encoding YuzL family protein — protein MSRLKKNPSKAGVSAASVKGNAGPSQEADLGGKKTSQNQQYKKNQ, from the coding sequence ATGTCTCGTTTGAAGAAAAATCCATCGAAAGCAGGCGTAAGTGCTGCAAGTGTGAAAGGAAACGCAGGTCCATCACAAGAAGCTGACCTAGGTGGGAAAAAGACCAGTCAAAATCAGCAATATAAAAAGAATCAGTAA
- a CDS encoding YusU family protein: MGNELDEKLEGLLEKYTELLLGESTDALKQDVKQWVIYSHIAKSMPPLAKHFNETYPEAKEEIKETIQRIKQMNEAHRANKDR, encoded by the coding sequence ATGGGAAATGAACTAGACGAAAAGCTGGAAGGCTTGCTTGAGAAATATACAGAGCTGCTGCTCGGTGAATCAACAGACGCACTGAAACAAGATGTGAAACAGTGGGTGATTTATTCTCATATTGCAAAAAGTATGCCGCCTCTCGCCAAGCACTTTAATGAAACGTATCCAGAGGCAAAGGAAGAAATAAAAGAAACCATTCAGCGGATTAAACAAATGAACGAAGCTCATCGAGCCAATAAAGACCGTTAA
- a CDS encoding spore coat protein, with translation MEQQNQQKIGNPQTPVPTTTNMNDRDFITDLLSTEKYMTSGYNTALNEFSHESLYQDIQRIALETQKTQRHLYDVMFRYGWYSVEAAEQQKLQQAHQKFQQTLTDQSPYGPSQMS, from the coding sequence ATGGAACAACAAAACCAACAAAAAATCGGGAATCCACAAACTCCGGTTCCTACGACAACAAACATGAATGATCGTGATTTTATCACAGATCTCTTGTCGACTGAAAAATATATGACAAGCGGATACAACACAGCGCTCAATGAATTCAGTCATGAATCTCTTTATCAGGATATTCAGCGAATTGCGCTAGAAACTCAGAAAACACAAAGACATCTATATGATGTCATGTTCCGATATGGCTGGTATTCTGTTGAAGCTGCCGAGCAGCAAAAGCTCCAGCAGGCACACCAGAAATTCCAGCAAACACTGACAGACCAATCTCCATACGGACCATCACAGATGTCATAA
- a CDS encoding response regulator transcription factor gives MSYTIYLVEDEQNLNELLTKYLESENWNVSSFLTGEAAREAMTKPPHLWILDIMLPDTDGYTLIKEIKAASPDVPVIFISARDADIDRVLGLELGSSDYIAKPFLPRELIIRVQKLLELVYKNSDTPQKQSVTSVSSYVIHEDVREVYESDQLINLTSKEFDLLLLFTHHQGHAFSREDILIKIWGHDYFGTDRVVDDLVRRLRKKMPDLKVETIYGFGYRMLKG, from the coding sequence TTGTCGTACACCATTTATTTAGTTGAAGATGAACAAAACTTAAATGAACTGTTAACCAAATATTTAGAAAGTGAAAATTGGAATGTCTCCTCTTTTTTAACCGGAGAAGCGGCACGCGAGGCAATGACCAAGCCACCGCATCTGTGGATTTTAGATATCATGCTACCTGATACAGATGGCTACACACTCATTAAAGAAATCAAAGCCGCCTCACCTGACGTACCGGTCATTTTCATTTCAGCACGCGATGCAGATATTGATCGTGTCCTCGGCTTAGAACTGGGGAGCAGTGACTATATCGCAAAGCCATTTCTTCCGCGTGAGCTGATCATTCGGGTGCAAAAGCTGCTTGAGCTTGTGTATAAAAACAGCGATACTCCGCAGAAGCAAAGCGTCACATCCGTTTCCTCCTATGTCATTCATGAGGATGTAAGAGAAGTGTATGAAAGCGATCAGCTCATCAACTTAACTTCTAAAGAATTTGACTTGCTGCTCTTATTTACCCATCATCAGGGACATGCTTTTTCTCGTGAAGATATCCTCATCAAAATTTGGGGACATGATTACTTCGGGACAGATCGTGTGGTCGATGACCTTGTCAGACGGCTGCGCAAAAAAATGCCCGACTTAAAGGTCGAGACCATTTATGGGTTTGGCTATAGGATGTTAAAGGGATGA
- a CDS encoding TetR/AcrR family transcriptional regulator gives MKKKEKMIIEAGMKLFASKGYNTTSVQEIADECHMSKGAFYLYFKSKEALLISILHYYYDKVFTRIHEVQTEGGTPKEAYRKQLTVYYDNILQQKDFIKMQLSDRALPLNEETQQLAKQIRLATIQLHIDNIKQVYGDAAIPYMADLCLTIEGMSHVYFELAILYDFQLEAEELAATMIHRIDDLMDGMMGRHDQPLISVDQASDWFGPIYERSFDPLTESLLKDLREQAEAQYEVKDEPDLFEALGILENELNKQKPRQVIVKGMLYQLKLYAPLKTNSESLLRILKEDHL, from the coding sequence TTGAAAAAGAAAGAAAAAATGATCATTGAGGCTGGCATGAAATTATTTGCCAGCAAAGGCTACAATACAACGTCTGTTCAGGAAATTGCGGATGAATGCCACATGTCAAAGGGTGCTTTTTATCTTTATTTCAAGTCAAAGGAAGCACTGCTCATTTCAATCTTGCATTACTATTACGATAAGGTATTTACCCGGATTCACGAGGTTCAAACAGAGGGCGGCACACCAAAGGAAGCCTACCGTAAGCAGCTTACTGTCTACTACGATAATATTTTACAGCAAAAGGATTTCATTAAAATGCAGCTGAGCGATCGAGCACTGCCGTTGAATGAAGAAACGCAGCAGCTTGCAAAACAAATCAGACTCGCCACCATCCAGCTTCACATTGACAACATTAAGCAGGTATACGGAGATGCAGCAATCCCTTATATGGCCGATCTTTGTTTGACGATTGAGGGCATGAGCCACGTTTATTTCGAGCTTGCAATTTTATATGATTTTCAACTGGAGGCTGAGGAGCTAGCCGCAACAATGATTCACCGTATCGATGATTTGATGGACGGTATGATGGGGCGACATGATCAGCCGCTTATCTCTGTAGATCAAGCGAGCGATTGGTTTGGTCCTATTTATGAACGGTCATTCGATCCGCTGACAGAATCTCTTTTAAAAGATTTAAGAGAACAGGCCGAAGCACAGTATGAAGTAAAAGACGAGCCTGATTTATTTGAAGCACTCGGCATTTTAGAAAATGAATTAAACAAACAAAAACCTAGACAAGTCATCGTGAAAGGCATGCTGTATCAGTTAAAATTATACGCACCGCTCAAAACCAACTCTGAATCACTTTTGCGTATTTTGAAAGAGGATCATTTGTAA
- a CDS encoding S1C family serine protease yields MDFRREDEEKKLNQQEDMHQENEKQIDEPEKEKELVFQSHENETSATQESVTNHSPQMGDDRASKKEKKRKAAWLSPILGGIIGGGLVLGITPLLPQSQDTAANTQTQTASSEPATSDNFSTKQITNATNVADMVEDLEPTIVGVSNYQSTQNSFGLSGDSTEAEAGTGSGVIFKKDGKKAYIITNNHVVEGANKLKVTLFDGKTKEAKLVGSDVMTDLAVVEINADGIDKVASFGDSSKLRAGDKVIAIGNPLGAQFSGTVTEGIISGLDRTVEANTSSGTVEMNVLQTDAAINPGNSGGPLINTDGQVIGINSLKISESGVESLGFAIPSNDVKPIVDELLKNGKVERPYLGVQMIDLEQVPETYQENTLGLFDKQIGKGIYVKDVSKGSPAQKAGLKSGDVIIKFKGKNVANSSQLKEILYKETKVGDKTTMTVIREGKNKNLDITLGQSDNE; encoded by the coding sequence ATGGATTTCCGAAGAGAAGATGAAGAGAAGAAGTTAAATCAACAAGAAGATATGCATCAAGAGAATGAGAAACAAATAGACGAACCAGAAAAAGAGAAAGAGCTCGTTTTTCAATCTCATGAAAACGAAACATCTGCCACTCAGGAGAGTGTGACAAATCATTCTCCTCAAATGGGGGATGACCGTGCGTCGAAAAAGGAGAAAAAACGGAAGGCGGCATGGCTCAGTCCGATCCTTGGAGGGATTATTGGCGGAGGCCTTGTGCTTGGCATTACACCGCTTTTGCCGCAGTCGCAGGACACAGCGGCAAACACACAAACGCAAACAGCGTCAAGTGAGCCGGCAACCTCTGATAACTTCTCGACAAAACAAATTACCAATGCCACGAATGTCGCTGATATGGTAGAAGATTTAGAGCCAACCATTGTTGGAGTCTCAAACTATCAATCTACACAAAATTCATTTGGCCTTAGCGGTGATTCAACAGAGGCTGAAGCTGGAACGGGTTCTGGCGTCATCTTTAAAAAAGATGGCAAAAAAGCGTACATTATTACAAATAATCACGTAGTCGAAGGTGCCAATAAACTAAAGGTGACACTTTTTGATGGGAAAACAAAAGAAGCGAAGCTTGTCGGCAGTGACGTGATGACAGATTTAGCTGTCGTTGAAATCAATGCAGACGGCATTGATAAAGTGGCGAGCTTTGGGGATTCTTCTAAGCTCCGTGCTGGAGACAAAGTCATCGCCATTGGGAACCCGCTCGGTGCACAGTTCTCTGGTACTGTGACAGAAGGGATTATTAGTGGTCTGGATCGTACGGTTGAAGCGAACACGTCATCTGGTACGGTGGAGATGAATGTACTGCAAACAGATGCAGCGATTAACCCAGGAAACAGCGGTGGACCGCTTATTAATACAGATGGTCAAGTCATTGGCATCAACAGCTTAAAAATTAGCGAAAGCGGTGTGGAATCACTCGGCTTTGCGATTCCAAGTAACGATGTCAAACCGATTGTAGATGAGCTGTTGAAAAATGGAAAAGTTGAACGTCCTTACCTTGGTGTACAAATGATTGACCTTGAGCAAGTGCCTGAAACGTATCAGGAAAATACGCTCGGCCTATTTGATAAACAAATTGGCAAAGGGATTTACGTAAAAGATGTATCAAAAGGATCACCTGCACAAAAAGCAGGCTTGAAATCTGGAGATGTCATCATCAAGTTTAAAGGGAAAAACGTGGCGAACAGCTCTCAGCTGAAAGAAATTCTTTATAAAGAAACAAAAGTTGGCGATAAAACGACAATGACTGTTATTCGTGAAGGAAAAAACAAAAATCTAGACATTACCCTTGGACAGTCTGATAACGAATAA
- a CDS encoding sensor histidine kinase: MKNKPLAFQIWVVISGILLTISIVLIILFSNTLRNFFTNEIYKNIENEQQVLTEYPLNRDGTPKSTPENRSVQHILIPSDELNQMAQFFPHAFIEKIQSFVKKQKSATKRYSEEVNGQHIFFVIKKVSTGNTQYILLSYAPDSYRDDLSFTLFKQLIFILGTVILLSWIPSIWLARYLSRPIVAFEKHVKRIAQEDWDDPVIVDRQDEIGKLGHTIEEMRKKLIQKDETERTLLQNISHDLKTPVMVIRGYTQSIKDGIFPKGDLEQTVEVIEGEAEKLEKKIKDLLYLTKLDYLSNQHHTHSSFLLSNTMLEVVDRIRWSKNELQWNVDLDDEAALEGDPEQWSKLFENVLENQLRYAKKKIDIHLKQEEDQIRIVIRNDGPPIEEHMLSNLYEPFSKGKKGEFGIGLSIVKRILSMHQASISIENDDLGVRYTITVPKKRL; this comes from the coding sequence ATGAAGAACAAACCGCTCGCTTTTCAAATTTGGGTCGTTATCTCTGGCATTTTGCTCACAATCTCGATTGTCCTGATCATCCTATTTTCCAATACATTACGTAACTTCTTCACAAATGAAATTTATAAAAATATCGAAAATGAACAACAGGTGCTCACAGAATATCCGTTGAACCGAGACGGCACGCCAAAGTCGACACCGGAAAACCGCTCGGTGCAGCACATTCTGATTCCATCAGATGAATTAAACCAAATGGCGCAGTTTTTCCCGCATGCTTTTATTGAGAAAATCCAATCTTTTGTGAAAAAACAAAAAAGCGCAACGAAACGCTATTCTGAAGAGGTGAATGGCCAGCACATCTTTTTTGTCATCAAAAAAGTATCAACAGGCAATACACAATACATTCTTCTCTCTTACGCACCAGACTCTTATCGAGACGACCTGTCCTTTACTCTGTTTAAACAGCTGATCTTTATCTTGGGCACTGTTATTTTATTAAGCTGGATTCCATCGATTTGGCTTGCCCGCTACTTATCCCGTCCAATCGTTGCGTTTGAAAAGCACGTCAAGCGGATTGCACAAGAGGACTGGGACGATCCTGTTATCGTTGACCGGCAAGATGAAATTGGAAAGCTTGGTCATACCATTGAAGAAATGAGAAAAAAGCTCATTCAAAAGGATGAAACAGAACGGACTCTTTTGCAAAATATATCACATGATTTAAAGACACCAGTCATGGTCATCCGCGGCTATACGCAGTCGATTAAAGATGGTATTTTTCCTAAGGGAGATCTTGAACAAACGGTGGAAGTCATTGAAGGTGAAGCGGAAAAGCTTGAGAAGAAAATCAAGGATTTGCTGTACTTAACAAAGCTTGATTATTTATCAAATCAACACCACACACACTCTTCCTTCCTACTCAGTAATACGATGCTGGAAGTGGTCGACCGAATACGCTGGTCGAAAAATGAATTGCAGTGGAACGTGGACTTAGATGATGAGGCTGCTCTTGAAGGCGATCCAGAACAATGGAGCAAATTATTTGAAAATGTACTAGAAAATCAACTTCGCTACGCAAAAAAGAAAATTGATATTCATTTGAAACAGGAAGAGGATCAAATTCGCATTGTCATTCGCAATGACGGTCCTCCAATTGAAGAACATATGCTATCCAACCTATACGAACCTTTTAGTAAGGGAAAAAAGGGCGAATTCGGTATTGGATTAAGCATTGTCAAAAGAATTCTCTCCATGCATCAAGCGTCTATATCCATTGAAAATGATGATCTAGGTGTACGTTACACGATCACGGTTCCAAAGAAGAGACTGTAG
- a CDS encoding oxidoreductase encodes MKRTAIITGANSGFGKLITIGLARQGYTVIAGVRQKANVNKLAEEIKQASLSETIHIEALDVTDTQSIQAFQKKLEAYAPITLLVNNAGTAYAGFAEEVPVDTYRQQFDVNVFGVLEMTQAVLPFMTNGAKIFNMSSISGLMGMPALSPYVSSKFALEGYTESLRIELASFGIQAALIEPGSFQTNIWNTSMNEHMMQPGEGSKYIHIYQKMMTYINAQKANYGDPRDVAALVVRLAEKKRLKKLRYPIGKGVRLSFTAKQLLPWSLWEKIILRTLSSKK; translated from the coding sequence ATGAAAAGGACAGCCATTATAACTGGTGCCAATAGCGGCTTTGGCAAGCTCATCACGATAGGTCTCGCCAGGCAAGGCTATACAGTGATCGCAGGGGTCAGACAGAAAGCCAATGTGAACAAGCTTGCCGAGGAGATCAAGCAAGCTTCTTTATCCGAAACAATACATATTGAAGCATTAGATGTGACAGATACGCAGTCGATTCAAGCATTTCAGAAAAAGCTAGAGGCTTACGCTCCCATTACCCTGCTTGTCAACAATGCGGGAACAGCCTATGCGGGTTTTGCTGAAGAGGTTCCTGTTGACACGTACCGCCAGCAATTTGATGTGAATGTCTTTGGAGTTTTGGAAATGACACAAGCCGTTCTTCCGTTTATGACAAATGGTGCAAAAATATTTAATATGAGCAGCATCAGCGGATTAATGGGGATGCCCGCACTTTCTCCGTATGTGTCGTCAAAGTTTGCTTTAGAGGGTTATACAGAGAGCTTGCGTATTGAACTGGCATCGTTCGGGATACAGGCAGCCTTGATCGAGCCAGGTTCTTTCCAAACAAATATTTGGAACACATCCATGAACGAGCACATGATGCAGCCAGGAGAAGGATCGAAATACATACACATCTATCAAAAGATGATGACCTATATCAATGCCCAAAAAGCCAACTACGGGGACCCTCGTGACGTCGCAGCACTTGTTGTTCGATTAGCCGAAAAGAAACGACTGAAAAAACTGAGGTATCCGATTGGGAAAGGGGTACGACTTTCATTCACAGCAAAGCAGCTTTTGCCTTGGAGCTTGTGGGAAAAGATCATATTACGTACACTCTCTTCAAAAAAATAA
- a CDS encoding YusW family protein has protein sequence MCWKKAGQIGVSLFMLSGCQSIEPLQQTNEAEAESLSAVQMKELPFEHLHLHVQYGQKSELYEATYRQAKGKEEALIRDHMNGVRYEGEEALREMKMKLNDMSIPSAKINEAYVNELLAAFNLDDDYQRIQVDMKLEDGTKCTFQKKK, from the coding sequence ATGTGTTGGAAGAAGGCGGGACAAATAGGAGTGTCGCTTTTTATGCTGTCTGGGTGCCAATCGATTGAGCCGCTTCAACAAACAAATGAAGCAGAAGCAGAGAGTCTCTCAGCGGTTCAAATGAAGGAGCTCCCATTTGAGCATCTCCACCTGCATGTTCAATACGGGCAGAAAAGCGAATTATACGAAGCCACCTATCGTCAAGCGAAAGGCAAAGAAGAAGCACTTATTCGTGATCATATGAACGGTGTCCGCTATGAAGGTGAAGAAGCATTACGCGAGATGAAGATGAAGCTAAATGATATGTCTATTCCTAGTGCGAAGATTAATGAAGCGTATGTAAATGAGCTATTAGCTGCTTTTAATTTGGATGATGATTATCAGCGGATACAAGTCGATATGAAGCTTGAAGATGGAACGAAATGTACATTCCAAAAGAAGAAGTAA
- a CDS encoding 3-hydroxyacyl-CoA dehydrogenase/enoyl-CoA hydratase family protein, translating to MGKHIRKAAVIGSGVMGSGIAAHLANIGIPVTLLDIVPNELTKEETAKKRTLDHPSVRNRLSQEALKKLLKQKPAPLTSAKNLSYITPGNLTDHLSLLHDADWIIEVVTEKLSIKRHVFSLIDEHRKKGSIVSSNTSGISVEKMAEGRSEDFKRHFLGTHFFNPARYLKLLEIIPIQQTDPEVIHFMKTFGEDVLGKGVVEAKDTPNFIANRIGTYGLLVTVREMLENKYTIGEVDSVTGPLIGRPKSATFRTLDVVGLDTFSHVARNVYDQVEGKEKDIFQLPEFIERMLEKGWIGSKAGQGFYQKNGKVILELDPVTLTYGERTKLKDPGIEMVKQQKGTKAKLKALIYQDGRAGQLLWNMTAPVLLYSAQLKGEIADDIQSIDNAMKWGFGWQHGPFELWDAIGVKKAAERMEAEGHLIPQWVKDMLSEGHDTFYQENADGERSFYQNGAYEQEKGNEKNISLSKLKKKQGVIFKNSGASLIDIGDDVALLEFHSKSNAIGLDVIDMINRAVDEVEQNYRGLVIGNQGKNFCVGANLALILMEAQDDNFFEIDFVIRRFQQAMMKVKYSDRPVVAAPFGMTLGGGTEVCLPAAAIQASSETYMGLVEAGVGLIPGGGGNKELYLRHLQGSAKPSETAIQDATLKTFETIAMAKVSTSAEEARDMNMLGVSDRISMNGDHLIYDAKQLVLSLDEAGYRAPLKQKVPVMGETGYAAMILAAENMRLSGYISEHDMTIVKKLAHVISGGKLPFGTEVEEQYLLELEREAFLSLVGEVKSQARMQHMLVKGKPLRN from the coding sequence ATGGGCAAACATATTCGCAAGGCGGCTGTCATTGGTTCAGGTGTCATGGGCTCAGGCATTGCTGCGCATCTAGCCAATATCGGGATACCAGTAACATTGCTAGATATTGTGCCAAACGAACTGACAAAGGAAGAAACGGCAAAAAAGCGAACGCTTGATCACCCTAGTGTTCGGAATAGATTAAGTCAAGAAGCGTTGAAAAAATTATTAAAGCAAAAGCCAGCACCTCTTACTTCAGCAAAAAACCTATCATACATCACACCGGGAAATCTCACAGATCACCTATCCTTATTACATGATGCTGACTGGATCATTGAAGTCGTCACTGAAAAGCTCAGCATCAAAAGGCACGTATTCTCTCTCATCGACGAACACCGCAAAAAAGGCAGTATCGTATCAAGCAATACATCCGGTATTTCGGTTGAAAAAATGGCAGAAGGCCGATCAGAGGATTTTAAACGCCACTTTTTAGGCACACATTTTTTTAACCCAGCTCGTTATTTAAAGCTTTTAGAAATCATTCCTATTCAACAAACAGATCCAGAAGTCATTCACTTTATGAAAACGTTTGGCGAGGATGTACTTGGTAAAGGCGTCGTTGAAGCGAAAGATACGCCGAACTTTATTGCCAATCGTATTGGTACTTATGGACTCCTTGTGACAGTGCGTGAAATGCTTGAAAACAAATACACCATTGGAGAAGTGGATTCGGTCACAGGACCCCTCATTGGAAGACCGAAAAGCGCGACCTTCCGTACACTTGATGTCGTAGGGCTTGACACGTTTTCCCATGTAGCCCGGAACGTATATGACCAAGTAGAAGGAAAGGAAAAAGATATATTCCAGCTGCCTGAATTTATTGAAAGAATGCTCGAAAAAGGGTGGATTGGCAGCAAGGCAGGGCAAGGGTTTTATCAAAAAAATGGGAAGGTCATTTTAGAGCTAGATCCTGTCACGCTCACGTATGGAGAACGAACGAAGCTGAAAGATCCAGGCATTGAGATGGTGAAGCAGCAAAAGGGAACGAAAGCGAAATTGAAAGCGCTTATTTATCAAGATGGTCGTGCAGGACAATTACTATGGAACATGACGGCACCTGTGCTCCTTTATTCGGCTCAATTAAAAGGCGAAATTGCGGATGATATTCAGTCCATCGATAACGCCATGAAATGGGGATTTGGCTGGCAGCACGGTCCATTCGAGCTGTGGGATGCAATTGGTGTAAAGAAAGCAGCCGAGCGTATGGAAGCAGAAGGTCACCTCATCCCGCAGTGGGTGAAAGATATGCTGTCAGAAGGACACGACACATTCTATCAAGAGAATGCTGATGGTGAGCGGTCATTTTATCAAAATGGGGCTTATGAACAGGAAAAAGGGAACGAAAAGAATATATCTTTATCGAAGTTGAAAAAGAAGCAGGGCGTGATTTTTAAAAATTCTGGTGCGAGCTTGATCGATATTGGGGATGATGTCGCCTTGCTCGAATTTCACTCTAAAAGCAATGCCATTGGACTAGATGTCATTGATATGATCAATCGTGCTGTTGATGAGGTGGAACAAAATTATAGAGGGCTTGTCATCGGAAACCAAGGGAAGAACTTTTGTGTTGGTGCCAACCTTGCTCTTATTTTAATGGAGGCTCAGGATGATAATTTCTTTGAAATTGACTTTGTGATCCGCCGCTTCCAGCAGGCGATGATGAAGGTGAAATATAGCGACCGTCCAGTCGTTGCTGCACCGTTTGGTATGACACTTGGAGGGGGAACAGAGGTTTGTCTGCCGGCAGCAGCTATTCAGGCGTCGAGTGAAACATACATGGGTCTTGTCGAAGCGGGAGTTGGACTGATTCCAGGCGGCGGTGGGAACAAAGAATTATATCTTCGGCATCTGCAAGGATCAGCTAAGCCGTCAGAGACCGCTATTCAAGATGCCACGCTGAAAACATTTGAAACGATTGCAATGGCTAAAGTATCCACTTCGGCTGAGGAAGCGCGAGATATGAATATGCTCGGCGTGAGTGATCGAATTAGCATGAACGGAGACCACCTAATCTATGATGCAAAACAACTGGTGCTCTCTCTTGATGAAGCGGGCTATCGTGCACCGCTCAAGCAAAAGGTGCCCGTCATGGGAGAAACAGGGTATGCGGCGATGATATTGGCTGCTGAAAATATGAGACTGTCTGGATACATTTCAGAGCATGACATGACCATTGTCAAAAAATTAGCCCATGTCATTTCCGGCGGAAAACTGCCATTTGGAACAGAGGTAGAGGAGCAATACTTATTAGAGCTTGAAAGAGAAGCCTTTTTAAGTCTTGTAGGAGAAGTGAAATCACAGGCACGTATGCAGCATATGCTCGTCAAAGGAAAACCTTTACGTAACTAA